The window CTTTTCACGTCAAGAACCCCTAAACTGATGCAAATTAGACTACAGACCCCCATTcgattttgtcccagggtcctccatctgataggatttttgcttttagatgttttattacagaaagtgtatgaaacccataacCAAAATAGTAATAgattttgtcattgtgttagtTATGGATGTaattataatgaaaatgattggCCTTTTTGCTGTGGACaccctggaactccctcaagcACCCCTGAGGGACCACTGCTCTAGGAAGTCACATCCAGctaagaaatagtccagcacacATACGCCTCCCTAAAACCACAGCTTGacattttttacactttgaTTTTTGTATGAGTTAAACAATTTAGATATAACCGATTAATTAGTAAGCTTTACAGGTGTTGGAAGGCtaattttgttacctttggaagGAGCCAGGTTAGTCGTTTCATGTCTATTAGTTTTACTTGTTACTTTTTCTGATACTGTGATGAACAAATGCTTTGAGgaataaaatatttagaaaTATAAGGTCTTCTGGTTCATATATTCTCAGTTTACAAAGTACAAAGTCTAAAACTGCATTAAAAATTCTATCAGGACACAACTAACCAAATGCTTTGTATGCATTATAGCAATTACTCTTTATATACAGTGCGATAGAGGTTCGGATGGATTAGGCTGTTCTCAATAGGAAAGTATTCAGACAGTTTCGTATTTATGAAAGGTTTATTGATCAAAATTGTAACAACATTGTCTAAAATCATATCAAAAACGTACCCTTAGCAAAATCTGTCAAAAAATAATCTACATTGTTTTGAAATGACGGAAATGTCAACTGCAGGAAAAcatggtttgttgtttttgtattatGCCACAAAAGTAATTTTAAGTAACATTCTGCATGTGACTAAGTACTGTTTACAGAAGCTGGCTACTCCCCCCTTTCCTCCCCAAAGCCAAAGCACTCAAACACTAGAACTCCAACCTATCACTGCCTCCGTGCTTCAGATGCGGATCTCTCCTCCCATGTTGTTGCTCTCAGGCGATACGTTCTTAGCGGCCTCGTTGACCCCGCCTGTGGCCCCGTTCACCCCTAACTTCCGTCCTTGAAGCTCCAGCTCCAGGTTGACACAATTTTGGAGCATCTCGTCGCGGCTTTTAAACGCTTTCCTTTCCGAAGGCGGCGGCGTCACCGGGGTCACGGTGTAGTCCTGCCTCCTCGTCATGCACTCCTTCACAGCTTTCACACACAGGTAGACCAGCTCCACCAGGCTGAGGACGAGGGAGACGCACGCCGACACCAGCATGAACCAGATGATGATCGACTTCTCCGTCGGCCTGGACAGGAAGCAGTCCACCTTGTGAGGGCAAGGGAAGCGGGTGCAGACGTAGCGCGTCTGGAGGGTGAAGCCATAAAGAAAGTACTGACCCACGATGAACAAAGCTTCCAGGACAATCTTGGCCACGAGATGGAGGACGTAGCTGCGAAGGAGACGGCCACGGATGCTGATCTTGCCAGTGCTCTTGGTGTACTTGGGAACTTTGTAGGCCCTTCTAAGGAACAGACTGGCCTGGTCATCCAACTCGGCCTgcttcttcatcctctccttcATCTTGGATTGGGAGAACAAGAAAACAGAGTCAGATATTTTccaataatctgaaaaaaacttGCAGATTTagagggtctgaaaagtgaagccaatgcggaagtgccttaaacttgcatttttttctaatagccaACGTGTTTTTATCTTAGAATTTTAACCCATTAAACcctttcagttcatgaaagttagttgtaacattttggtctcctaaaaatgtcttattccgcgttcggttgtacttagctccacactcttgtgtcacttctggttccaaataaccaagatggtgacggacaaaatgcaGAACTTTAGGCTTCAGAACAgcagtccaaaaaccaatgggtgacgtcatggtgactacatccacttcttatacagtatacagtctatgattgaaAGTAATTAGGTGAAAGACGCAAGATGAATGCAACCTTACTCTTGTCAGTGTGAAGTTCAGGAATTTAGTTTTGCCAAAATATTCCTAAACACTTATTGCGTGTAGTGCTACAATATCTACATCCTTGAAACTTGGAAGTGCTGGGAGTTGTTTTTCGCCACATTTTGGCAAAACGATGAGTATACTATAAAATATAAGCTCAGCAGATAAGTTGATTATGCTGGAGGAGTAGTTTCAGAAGTTTTTATGGAAGTGTTGATACTTATTTCTGCCATGAAAACGTCTGATCATTGACATTCTTTGTGACCAACTAACTTCAAGCTAACCACAGCCACCGTTCCTGATTACGAGACTACCTTTTAAGCCCACAAGAAGTGAGTTTTGGGTGCTGAAAATATAGATCTGGGGTAAGTATCGCTTTAAAGCTGTATTAATCAATCTctggccactagggggcagaagAACTGGAAACAGCTGCTCAATGGCGTTGATGAGAATGGCTCACTTAAGCTTGATTTATGCTTGCCGCATCCACGAGGGTCGCGAGTTTCCGCGCGGCCAAAGTGACGTCAAACCATCAGACACAGCCCTTTGCGGGGGTTCCTTGTGGCAGGTTTTCTAACTACTCGGATGCAGATGGgtggagaaaatggagaactttgagaATGTTGATTTGCCTTTAGGAGAAACCCGCAaggagtataaaagatccaaacgtttcctcgtcacGATTCCAAGTCAGCTCATGTCAGTGCGACCGTCCTTGCAGAAAGTAGAATCGAGGCTTTAGACTCAACCATGCATTAAGTATGTGAGCTGAAATATACTAGATTTAAGAAGCAGAGTTGGTGATAATTCTCAGTGGGTTTGGCATTACACTTTTACATTACTGGCCCATGCTTCTGCCACTACAGGTATGGCATTCACCAGTAACACTATCATACTCCCCCCACTTCAGCGACAGACCTTCTTCTCAATGTGGATCACATGGAGGACGTGACCCAGGTATAGCAGCTTCGGAGTCGTCACAGCTATAATCTGAAAGACCCAGAAGCGAACATGAGAGATGGGAAAGGCGAGGTCGTAGCAGACGTTCTCACAGCCGGGCTGCTGAGTGTTGCAGACAAAGTCGGACTGCTCATCGCCCCACACCTGGAGGAAGATTAGAAGAAAAAGAGATGATGAACAGACATTCCCGATTTCTACATGGTGGCTACTGCCGGGCTCCCAGTGAAGTGTGTTTGAAATGAATATATGACCAGACCTTCTCAGCGCCGCCGCGCAGGATCAGGATGCGGAAGACAAACAGCACGGTGAGCCAGACCTTGCCGATCACCGTGGAGTGGCTCTGCACTTTATCCAGCAGGCGGCCCAGCAGATCCCATTCACCCATTTCAGTTGCCAGTTGTCCGACTTCTGTGTGAGGGGATGAAGACGAAAAGGATCCATTATGACTCACAGAAGCTCTGAAGGCATTACTCGAGAACTATATACACTATTATTAGTTggccaaaaacatattttgcaaACAGAATTATACAAAAGATGATAGAGAAATCATTGGTTGTATTAAAGTCAGAACACACAGACTCTCTCACAAGGCCAAACTTTATAATTTCTCGCAGGCTTGTGAGTTTACTGATAGAAGCCACGGCTGCTGATTCCCAGTCTCCAAAACATACTTATCTGCTGCAAACCAAGACCTTAACCTTGGTTAATACCAACCGTTGCAAATCTTAATTCAAAGAGCGTGAGCTCAACCACCAATGTACAAATACAGATTGACCTGCCTAAGTAAATAAGGCTGCTAAATTCCATTTACAGGGTTTCTTTTACATAATGAATTAATATATTCTGAattttttcatcttttatgttttttcataAGACTTTATGTGGTTTTTTCTGTTATGGTCGGTTTATTTAATCAGAATAATGTTTGTTAAGCATTCTAGTAAAAGTAATTTGTGCACAAATCAAATGTTAAATTGTTTGGTAGCTCTTAGATATATGTTAGTTGGAaagaatcacattttttatttcttatttacgTTTGTCATTTCTTACTTTTAAATTACTCCCATATCCACAACATAGTTCCACTTTTTGAGCTTCTCATTATGGTGTGCACGTCTAAGTACAAATGTCATGCATATTCATGTTTCTTTAAATAGTGCATGTTACAGATATTGCATAATTTTGCAGTAGTGTAGTATAACGATAACATATTCCAAAATAAATCCATACATCTTCAATTCTTTCCAGTCCATGAACAGTTCAATATCAGTTTGACAAGGTAAAATTATAGAGAATAGATTAAAAAATCAACTTACCAGTTGAACAAATCCACAGAGAAAAAGGTGTATGAAGAGAGCGATGTCTCAGGAGGACGACGAAGAGAGAAAGTGAAGAAGAAGCTGTTCTTTCATGGTTCCTTTGGCGTCTTATCTGGAAGGACACCATCCTACCCACAACAACAAACCTCCAGCCCTAACACTGAATCTGAGCAGCTGCTTAAAGCCTTGTTTTGTCCTGTTAGTTGTGTTTTACATCACACCTGAATAAACGAGTGGGGAAACAAATGCACATGCTTTGAGCGCTCACTAAAAGGTTTGATGAGCATGAAAATGGTGTGATTCAAATGTTGTGGCCTTTTACAGTCACCAGATCTCAACCCTACCTGAACACCTATGGGAAACTGACTGTTAGGCAGTACGCTTCACCGCCACCGTCGAAAACGTCAAATGAGGGACTATTATTTGGAAGAATGGCGTTTCATCCCCCAAGTAGAGACAGACTTGAAAGAGTACTGAAGATGTTCTGTCAGTTTCAGTACTCAAAAAAACCCTCTTTTGAACCATCTTAAAACTTGCTATGAGGCGCTCTTGTGGTTTAGGGGTTAAAAAGCCGACCTGCATGTCCCTGCAAAATGAATtgctaaactagaattaccgcctctcggttgtatgcctccgtcaACCAGTCAAGTCACAGTTTACCTTCATATCTGTCCAAAagtcctattagacatttgtgtgaaattgtcataataagAATTTGTGAGTTATtcccaaaaaatgtgttttgtgaggtcacagtgacctttgaccaccaaaatcgaatcaatTCATCCTTAAatccaggtggacgtttgtaccaaatttaaagtaattccctcaaggcgttcctgagatatcgtgttcacaagaatgggtcAGGCGtacagacaacccgaaaacataaagCCTTCGACCACGACTTTTCGCCGACGTGGAGGCGTAAAAACGTCTATTTGACAACACAAGGGGAGTTGAGtagctttttctggagctttctatTGTATGACATGATCTgcctcagcagatggagtttgccatgttgtcaTTGAACAGTAGATGTtaaaatttcctttttttctctcgaAGTTCTCGTCCATGATGAACTTAAAAGTTGACCGTGACCAAGGAAACCCTTTTTATCACAAGATCGATTTATTAGGAGCCTTTCAATTCATTGAAACATCTTCTGCAAGTAAACTTGTAAGCAGTGTTTACTTCACTCTCCACCTTACAAAGACACTTTTCCTTTAATATTTTTCCAATCTGTCTGTATTCACAAGCATTTTTCTACTATTCTACTTACTGTTCTCCCAAATTGTGGATTACTATTCCAAAGGATACTACTTCCTGTTTCTCTAAAACTTAGCTTTTAATCTAGTCTTTTAATTTTAAGTGTTTTCTACCACTATTTTTATTGCCATTGCTGATGGTATTCTGTACTTATTTGATTCATTTCGTACAGCTACTTTTTTAGTTACTACTGGTGTTACTGTTTGTTCTTGTTTTCTTGATtctccttatttttttttatagcacttaagctgacattatttatattaaaaggAGCTATCtaaatgtttattataaagtCCATTACCATATTTCCTTAATTTCTTATGAATTTCAGCATTTTCTGATTAAGAAACAAAATGCCTTCACAACTTTACCTATTCCATGTAGACCTTTACCAAATGCCTCTTAAAAAAATCAGACTTGTCAGATTCTAGTTTTTGTGTTTAAATCCTCCTGAAGCAGTACAGCTCTGCACCACGTGGATTTACGGCAGACTGCACCTCACGTGTGTTCATCTGGTTTACAAACAGTCTGTGACCTGCTGCTCTGAAGGGGGTCGCAGGGTAAACTCTGGCAGCCGGCGTGGTGTCTGTTCACGTAAATGATTTACACCATACTGatgttttaagagaaaaacAGAGCGTTTGTGGCCTTCAGCATGTAGATCAGTCAACATCTCATATACATGAAACACCCACCAGTCAGATAAAGGACTAATCTTCAGAGACAGACACTTTGACGCATACAATTAAAGACAGGACAGTATGGGAATGGAGAaagagatttattgtttttttgtactaTGATGACACATATCATATTTAAGTCAACAttgttatatactgtactgtacgtgTAAGCTAGGGCTGCatgctaatgattatttttattgtcaattattttctcaattaggcttttggtccataaaatgaTATTCAggttactgtcatagaggagtaaagacaccagaaaatattcacatttaagaagctggaatcagagaattttgacttttgatcgattaatcgttgcagctctagtgtaAGCAACCACTCAACACAACATATATGAATTTGTTCACATTTCTAAATATAAATACTTGTTTTAAAGCAATATCCACATATATTTAATATAGCTGAAATACAGTTTctcaaagaaacaaaacatcacTATCTCACTCTTCATCGCATTTCAAATTCACTCCTGGAGATGCTTGAATGTTTTAGTCTGAGGAATGACACCTAAAGCTATCATTCACCACCACACGCGTATTTGCTGTAAACACTCTCACATGTATCATACTGTATACTGGCACAATTTGGGTTTATCTGAACTCCGTCTTTGCAAGAATATATTCAGATATATACTTGAGTTGGAGTTTAAAAATGCATCATTTCCACCGTCAGTTAACACCTTTTTTACATTTGGATTGAGTTATATTTATCAAAATTACACTTGGTTAATTTTATGTTATgattttgtttatcttttgGTTACTTTATTATTGCTTTCTTctgatttctgtctttttctatgTTACATTTGAGGTGAGGCTTTTGATCTCACCTGTTTCTATACTGAACTCTGTCTTGCAGAGCGAAAGAATTTCAGTgtgcaactttttttaaatgcatagcaaaataaaataagtgtaCATTCAGTTTGATATTTAATAAACCAGGCCTTCAGGATCCATGTTGGTTTGAAAGGATTTCTTATCCAACAGTTCAAAGTGTTGAAACTACATGTTATAAAAGTCCAGGCACCAAACCAAATGATTATCCTCTAGTGATAATCAGCAGGTTTACAATCCTGACTCAAAGTCAACCTCATGTCAACCTCATGTCTGGCCCCCATTAAGATCATCAGGTTGTCTTCTTTCTATAGTTAATTTAGGATGTCACAGATTTATCAGACCATACAGGAGtaatatatattcattcattatttcagGCAAATTCCACTGCAGCTTTCCTTAAAATTGACACCAAATAAATAGAAGATAAACTCTTTACTACCAATTCAACAGATCCTGAGAgtataatacatttaaactaatGACTCCGGTAACAAGAGGATTCAGTAACTGGGTTAAGTCTTTagtgaagggaggagaggagaggtgagctCTTAGCTTGAACTCATGAGCCACCGTGATCCAAGAACCCAAATCCTCTCTGGAATACGTCTCATCAGTCCGTACTggggagaaaaacaacagagagaaacCGATCAGCATACATacatgtttttcatattttagaTCCTATTCTCACAAAGGCTGGAATGTATCAGTGATAATGTAACTGTTAGAGTATACCAATTACAAACTGACATCATGACTTATTTAGTGCTGACCTGCAGTGTGTGAGGCCAGTAGCCGGTGGTCCTATTGGAGACGCCGAGGGTGGAGACGGCGTGGCGGGCGTAAACCTCTGGTTTTGGTGTAAACCAGCCTGGTCTTGATGACGGTGTCGATGAAGATGATGGTTGTTGATCACTCGAGGCGATCTggtgacacatacacacatgctgtaTATCAAGCGCTGACATATATATACTCATAACCTCTAAttatagagcacatttcatATTATGTGTCGTTCTGATACAAGACCTTAGTGTCGGTAATGACACCAAAACAATTTTCTATACCTTACTATGAGAAATATAAACATGTATTTTCTACAATACCCTTATcttcatttaaaggggacataacatgctcatttccaggttcatacttgtattttgggtttctactagaacatgtttgcatgctttaatgttcaaaaacacattatttttctcatactgtctatctgaatatgcctgtattcaccctctgtctgaaacgctccgtttcagcacctgtctctttaaaaagctcagtctgctctgattggcttgagagaaaaatatggtgcacttttacaaaggtagttctcaagctgagGGCGATATGTTCTAATGAGGCTGCATGTGACATATGAAGGGgaaccaaatctgaatggcttgttgaatcacgttttctgatctaggcagcccacaaacaactgactgggttgtcttatttcgcaatttgtgggttggtagacactccagatactcaaatgtatgagcacaagcactgaaaaagtgagttttttatGATACGTCCCCTTTGACAAAAGAAACCAAAGTTCTCAAATGTTAAATGTCTAAATACGAAATCCGAAATTCAAATCAGGAACTATATATCACagaataagtaaacaagatCATGAATCTGAGTATTTGAAGCCAGCTTTCAGTGCTTGACACATTTTGGTCGTCAGTAAAATTTGTATTTAGGTCTGGTACACAGCCCTACTTGTTAATGGTCATATCATATCAGGCATCATCTACCTGGAAAGGAGTCAGACTTTGTACAAAGATCCCTTTGCCGCCGTACTCAAGGTGAAGAGCTCTTGAGAAATGATCAAAGTAGCCCTGAAATGTCAGGAGAAGAAAGGGAAAGAGGATTATTGTCAGGTTAGAAAAATGTGATTATGTTTTTACTTAGTGGGCAGAAGAAGAAAGAATGAAGGGATGCAGTTGATTTGAGGGTATGTTACCCTATTAATAAACCCTTTTTGGAGTCATTATTTATAGTATTTATTTACAAATGGGCTTTTCATACTATGACTAATCCTGTGCTGTGAAAAAGATCTATACAGCTGTGTGTCCGTGAGGCAGATATCCTCAGTGTTTTGTCTCACAGTGGAGGCGGTGAGCGTCACTCTTCCAGGCAGCGGTCTGGAGCAAGCACCCGAGGAGATATTGACCACAGCTCCTCTGCTGCGCTCCAGCATCCCTGGCAGCACCAACCGGGTCATCAGAGTAGCGACCGCAACGTTCTTATTCACCAAATCCAACAGGCCCTGCTCGGGCATGTCAAGCAGGCTCTGAGGGGACGCCACAGACTCCACACAGTTCACCAGGAAGCCGATATCTTTCCCCCTCATGGCTTCTATGATGGGCTTACTGGCCGCCTGGTCCAAAGAGAAGTCGGCTAGGACGACAACAGCTGCCACTCCGTAGCTTTGGGAGAGAGACGCAGCGGTGTCTCTGACAGAGGTGTGGTTCTGAGTGACAAAGATGATGCTGATACCGTGCCTGGCCAGCTCCTCTGAATAGGCTTTGGCCACAGCCTCTGATGCACCTGACAGGAGAGGACGATATTTATCAATGAAAGTCAGAAGAAATGAGGATATAGAACTGCACTATGGCCTCAAAATATTAGATAAAGTTTACTTTTCTTACTGAAATAATAAGCTGATTAGTACATTACCAAGTTCACTTGATGAATTaacattttctggttccagcttctaaaatttaaaaatatatttgctgcttttctctattttatataattgtaaaattcatattttggggttttggagtGCTGTATGATTAAAAGCTTTTAGCATTTTCCACTATTTCTctatattttatagaccaatccatcaaaaatgtaatcaacagattaatatgACCACTATTTGCAGACCTATTTAGCAATGTCAGTGTGATTGAAGTGTTATATTTAGGTTTGCAACAACCTGCAAATTATTGtcttgatttattgattgatcaTTTCATCTACAAggtgtcagaaaatagtaaaaaataatgtattctTGCAATTTCTCAAAGCCCAGGATGACATGTTccaatttattgttttgtgctACCAACAACTGAATAACAAAAGTATATTCATTTTGAtattaaaacagagaaaagcagcaaatttgtCAAATTTGACAAGCTGATACCAGCTAATGTGGGGCATTTGTATGCACTgtatgtgttgttttgatgtgttgttatgaagctctGTGGGGTCCTGTGATGTCAATGCATGACACTCACTGAAAGACAAACCAGCACCATTGTGTCTCTGTTGTGATCTCCTGCAGCATCTCTTACCATAAACAACAGCCCAGTCACCAAATCTCTGGTTGAGCTTCTTCCTCGGGATAATTCTTGGCAG is drawn from Sebastes umbrosus isolate fSebUmb1 chromosome 18, fSebUmb1.pri, whole genome shotgun sequence and contains these coding sequences:
- the LOC119476512 gene encoding gap junction Cx32.7 protein-like → MVSFQIRRQRNHERTASSSLSLFVVLLRHRSLHTPFSLWICSTEVGQLATEMGEWDLLGRLLDKVQSHSTVIGKVWLTVLFVFRILILRGGAEKVWGDEQSDFVCNTQQPGCENVCYDLAFPISHVRFWVFQIIAVTTPKLLYLGHVLHVIHIEKKMKERMKKQAELDDQASLFLRRAYKVPKYTKSTGKISIRGRLLRSYVLHLVAKIVLEALFIVGQYFLYGFTLQTRYVCTRFPCPHKVDCFLSRPTEKSIIIWFMLVSACVSLVLSLVELVYLCVKAVKECMTRRQDYTVTPVTPPPSERKAFKSRDEMLQNCVNLELELQGRKLGVNGATGGVNEAAKNVSPESNNMGGEIRI
- the hsdl1 gene encoding inactive hydroxysteroid dehydrogenase-like protein 1; translation: MYYVGAATRFIHTPELLALETTTLNQLKNALDSKIASASLEWTMAAVDSFQLLHRELSRSCSPYFETLALVGALYTASRAIILLRDCCLLIRVHFLPRIIPRKKLNQRFGDWAVVYGASEAVAKAYSEELARHGISIIFVTQNHTSVRDTAASLSQSYGVAAVVVLADFSLDQAASKPIIEAMRGKDIGFLVNCVESVASPQSLLDMPEQGLLDLVNKNVAVATLMTRLVLPGMLERSRGAVVNISSGACSRPLPGRVTLTASTGYFDHFSRALHLEYGGKGIFVQSLTPFQIASSDQQPSSSSTPSSRPGWFTPKPEVYARHAVSTLGVSNRTTGYWPHTLQYGLMRRIPERIWVLGSRWLMSSS